The Chrysemys picta bellii isolate R12L10 chromosome 3, ASM1138683v2, whole genome shotgun sequence DNA window gcCCCCCCCACCGCGACCTTCCTCATCCCGGCCCGCCActggcttgctgcatccctcctcagtcccccacccaccgctcgcctcctcaccccccagcccgtcgctcgcctcttcacccccccgCCCGCCACTCATCCCTAtggtgccgacttcccctctgccgggtGGGAGCTTGcccaccccctgcctcttcccgccctcgccctgcccccattccacccccttcccccaagtccccgcccctgccctgcctcttctccgcatcctcccctgagtgcgctgcgtccccgctcctcccccctccctcccggaaagccaccaaacagctgttaggccgcaggaagcgctgggagggggggaggggcggaggagcggggacgtagcgcgctggggggagagggagagaaggaggcgaggagggggggagcttggctgcaatttttccctgtgggtgctccagccccggagcacctacAGGGTCAGGGCCTTCCTCCCGCTCGCCTCCTTACCCGAATATGGCAAATGGCATCCTGAGCGTACATCgatcgggatgcgggacaaaggcttaaatatcgggacagtcccaattttatcgggacatctggtcaccctaggaattACAGCCCAGTCTCCCAGGCTGTTTCCAGCAGGCAGGGCCCTATGCTTCACGACAGCACGTTCCAGTTGAAATGTGTGTCTTGCTGCCACCTGCTGGTGTGTCTCGGTCACTAAAGGAAATATTCTCGACCTGGGAAGGGCCTGCTTTTTAATTAACGTCCGGCCTTGTTAACAGATTCAGTCACAGAGAAACCGTATCCTGGGGAACTGGGTCGGAGCCGGGTTCCTGGGTTCCAAACCTGCCCCGCGTCATTTCATGACCAGCTGCCTTGACAGACAGGGTCTTCATCGGCCCCAGGCCCGGCCATGAGTTCGCAGGGTTTCGTGCCGCACACTCAGCGTTCTCCCTTGGCATCCAGACAGGAACCTTGCTGCACTCGGCTGCAGAGACATCTTGAGACACCCCCAGGCCTgatctcctgctcctgccccaccgaCTTCTGCCTGATCTGTCCATCCAGCCatgctcatcaccacagtatctgagcacctgccgTGGGGTTGTGTTGGGTCCCTGAGCCCCTCTGTGTCTACCCACCTAGGCACTTACGTGTCCCCCCTTAATCACACATCTCAGCTCCTCCCAAGGACCCGAtccccccatttcacagatggggacacTGTGACCTAGAAGAGttaggggtgaaattcatccccgtGCAAAGGGCCAGGCTCCACTTTATCCCTCACACCGGGGACGTTAGTGGTGCCTTGGCACTGGCTGGCcacgtgaggtggagtgatttgCACAGGGGGGGCTGTAGCAGGGCCAGGAACTCAAACCGAGATCTTTTGAGTCCCAGAGCCGAGCTAATCACAAGCCCTTTCTCCTCTTTTACTGCTCCTGGTGGATTTGGTCTTgcatcctccctgccccccactttcTCCGAGGCTCTCACAACTCTGACCCCCCCGCTCCTCTGTCCTGCAGCGCCGACGGGGAGTTCGCCGTGACGCACATGACCAAAGCCCACCTCTTCTCCAACGGCAAGGTGAAGTGGGTGCCGCCGGCCATCTACAAGAGCTCGTGCAGCATCGACGTGACCTTCTTCCCCTTCGACCAGCAGAACTGCAAGATGAAGTTTGGCTCATGGACGTACGACAAGGCCAAGATTGACCTGGAGAGCATGGAGCGCGACGTGGACCTGAAAGACTACTGGGAGAGCGGGGAATGGGCCATCATCAACGCCGTGGGCACCTACAACACCAAGAAATATGACTGCTGCACGGAGATCTACCCCGACATCACCTACTGCTTCATCATCCGGCGCTTGCCCCTTTTCTACACCATCAACCTGATCATCCCCTGCCTGCTCATCTCCTGCCTGACCGTGCTGGTCTTCTACCTGCCCTCCGACTGCGGGGAGAAGATCACCCTCTGCATCTCCGTGCTGCTCTCCCTCACTGTCTTCCTGCTGCTCATTACCGAGATCATCCCTTCCACCTCGCTGGTCATCCCCCTGATCGGCGAGTACCTCCTCTTCACCATGATCTTCGTCACCCTCTCCATCGTCATCACCGTCTTCGTCCTCAACGTCCACCACCGCTCGCCCAGCACCCACAAGATGCCCCGCTGGGTGCGCGCCGCCTTCCTGGACTTCATCCCCCGCTGGCTTTTCATGAGACGGCCTCCGGTGCTAACCCcccggcaggggctgagcggggaATATGACCCGCCTGGCGTCAGGCTCAGCACCtccaggggctggctggaaacGGACGTCGATGAcacatgggaggaggaggaggaggaggaggaggaggaggaggaggaggaggagaggaggcaccCCGGACGCGCGCCACTCCAGACAGGCTCCCACAAACACAGCGTCCAATACCGCTCCGGCTGCGGCCGCcacctgggcagggggcggggggcccgGGCACAGCGCCCGCCTGCCAAAGGGGACAGCTTGGGGTCAGATCCCCGCCTGCTGCTGTCCCCCAGCATTCTGAAGGCCTTGGAGGGGGTGCACTACATCGCAGACCACCTGCGGGCCGAGGACGCTGATTTCTCGGTGAGTCTGCGCCCTGCGGGCTCGGGAGGGCTGGGCCCTGGCACCGTGGGTCTTTCCCCCCCCTAGCCATTGGTTGGAGTCTGGCCCATTTCAGGCACCACCATCTGATGGCTATTCAGGGGCCTGGTTGGCACAAGTAGGCGGGAGTCAATCTAGCTCCCAGCGGAGAGGCACCCCCTGCATTGCCCCCCCGGGGAGCAGTCCTAGCAGAGAGGACCAGGCAGTGATGGGCAGGGGGAACTGGCTTTCCTCCTCTCGCTCCAGCGGGGTCCAGGatccggggctggggggaggcccATCGCTCAGGCAGGGTGAAGGGGGCTTGCTCCACTTACTGCCCCTACCCCAATGCCCCCAGCTGTCCAGCCGGCGCTGCGGTCACCTACAGTCGTTGTCTACAGCTGTTCTGTGACCTCTTGGTTGGTAGTCTCCTTGCCAGGGATCAGGGGAGAGcttggaagaggtggggctaaAAACAAATTAACTATTCCCAGGCCAGCGATTGGCTGATGGGAGAGGCCTGTGCCGTAACGGAGCGTGTGCTTCATTCACTGGTGGGACTCCATTGAGGTCCAAACGCCAGGGGGCAGGACAAGCATCTGCACTCAGCTGCAAAGCAAAGCCACTGGACCACGGCTTGAACACCATTTATGCTCCTCGGGTGGCATTGTGCCTGAGGGACTCTGAATTAGCCGACACCCAGGCTGAGCTCTGCCGTGAAGGACACACATACCTAGCTTGGGTCTTCTCAGCACTGGATTAAAGCGACATGTGGCCTggatagtagggttaccatattcaaacatttaaaaaagaggacactccacggggccccggtcccgcccctggCCCaactcagccccttccccacccccggccccgccccaaccccaccccttctccgcccccattccagccccttccccaaagtccctgccccaactctgccccctcctctgagcaccccgcattccccctcctccctcccgctctgatcttggttgggggttgctaagtgcttccctgctccccactcgccctgcagcccctgcacccccctgcccctgcctgccctgctcctcctcgccctgcagcctctgcacccccctgcccctgcagcctctgtgccccctgctccccactcgccctgcagcctctgtgccccctgcccctgcagcctctacacacacaccccccgccgcctgtcctgctccccccgctcacctggcagagggagagctgcgggctccacgtggaatc harbors:
- the CHRNA2 gene encoding neuronal acetylcholine receptor subunit alpha-2 encodes the protein MDRFASRFPPLRNMALWCFILLRSVSIQDRTHSHAEERLFKYLFTSYNRWSRPVPNISDVVIVRFGLSIAQLIDVDEKNQMMTTNVWLKQEWSDYKLRWNPADFDNVTSIRVPSEMIWIPDIVLYNNADGEFAVTHMTKAHLFSNGKVKWVPPAIYKSSCSIDVTFFPFDQQNCKMKFGSWTYDKAKIDLESMERDVDLKDYWESGEWAIINAVGTYNTKKYDCCTEIYPDITYCFIIRRLPLFYTINLIIPCLLISCLTVLVFYLPSDCGEKITLCISVLLSLTVFLLLITEIIPSTSLVIPLIGEYLLFTMIFVTLSIVITVFVLNVHHRSPSTHKMPRWVRAAFLDFIPRWLFMRRPPVLTPRQGLSGEYDPPGVRLSTSRGWLETDVDDTWEEEEEEEEEEEEEEERRHPGRAPLQTGSHKHSVQYRSGCGRHLGRGRGARAQRPPAKGDSLGSDPRLLLSPSILKALEGVHYIADHLRAEDADFSVKEDWKYVAMVIDRIFLWMFIIVCLLGTIGLFLPPFLAGMI